The following is a genomic window from Clostridium fungisolvens.
GCAATCTTACATCAGAAGCTATAAATGCAGATTATAGGATTATTTCTCAAAGTGGTTGGGGAGTATATACAAGCTGGGATAATAATCCTTATTACAATATACCTAAATATTATAGTAAGGTATGCGGATTGCTTACTGGGGGGGAAAACGAAAGTTTAGGGGCATTTAAAGAAAATGATTTTGATTCCTGGCAACCAGATGTTGTAGTGGTTAATCTTGGGACAAATGATTCAGGAGCATTCAATAATCCAGAATGGAAAGATGAAATAAGTGGTAAGACTCATAAGCAACGATTGAATGAAGATGGTACTTATAATAGAGAAGATTTACAAGCCTTTGAGGAGGCAGTTTATAATTTTCTAGTTCAGATTAGAAAATATAATAAGAAAGCTCAAATTATATGGGCATATGGAATGCTTGGTATACCTATGATGCCAGCTATCTATCGAGCTGTAGACATCTATGTTAAAGCAACAAAAGATAACAAGGTAACTGTATTCCAACTTCCAAACACCACAGAAGAAACAGTTGGCGCAAGGAATCACCCTGGCTTGTTATCTCATAAAAAAGCAGCAATAGAACTAAGTGGATATATAAAAGAGTTGTTGAAATAACATTAGTATAAAGACAAAAACTTTGATTGATAGCTTATATAAATAAGTTTTTAGTGTAGATAATATAAGAATTCTCATAATAATGAGGGTTCTTATTTACTGTATAGGAAAGTTTGAAATTTTTTATTAGCTAAACCTAGTAATATCAAGGGTTTAGAACAGCTGTTTAGGGTTAACAGTAAAAAAAAAATCATATCCGCGTGCCAGATTTTCCTCATATACATTCTGAAAGGCAGATGCGTTAAAAAGGCTCACTGAAGAAGGT
Proteins encoded in this region:
- a CDS encoding SGNH/GDSL hydrolase family protein, with product MRENEKLKIQKLCDIENLKVHGRTTGCISPLTLFWTGSAIELNAKGTELWIEVEVDYDVCEPWISIVINSVPVSRQMLVAGRYWICIFRGMNKDVIKNIKVVKDVQAMSEDPECLMQIHAVKFDGEFFPVEEKQYKIEFIGDSITSGEGAIGSKAEDDWIPMWFSAIDNYCNLTSEAINADYRIISQSGWGVYTSWDNNPYYNIPKYYSKVCGLLTGGENESLGAFKENDFDSWQPDVVVVNLGTNDSGAFNNPEWKDEISGKTHKQRLNEDGTYNREDLQAFEEAVYNFLVQIRKYNKKAQIIWAYGMLGIPMMPAIYRAVDIYVKATKDNKVTVFQLPNTTEETVGARNHPGLLSHKKAAIELSGYIKELLK